The Anabas testudineus chromosome 5, fAnaTes1.2, whole genome shotgun sequence region GCGGAAGGCGCACACGACCACGCTGGGCTCGGCTATCATGAGGAAGGTGATGAGGTAGATGAGGAAGATGCCCGTCAGCAAGACGTAGCTGAGCTCTCTGCCAGAGGCCCTGACGATGGGTGTGTCATTGAAGCGAACAAAGGTGACAATGACTCCAGTGGTGGCCAGGATGCCCAGGATGGCCAGGAATACAGGGATGATGGCCCAAGGAGAGCTCCACTCTAGCTTGATGATGGGCGTGGGCCGACAGCCTGTGCGGTTCTTTAAGGGCCTCATGTCGAAGGGGCACATGTCGCAGGTAAACTCGTCCAGCAGATACTGGTAGCCATCACAGAGCTCACAGTGCCAGCAGCAGGGAACACCTTTCACCATCTTTTTCCTCTCACCAGACTCGCAGGGGAAGCTGCACACCGACTCGGGGATCTTGTGATCACCACCGGACCACTGCATCTCCTCTGGCTACGAtgaatgcacaaacacacaaagattgtgtttctttaatttaaagtatAATCTAATCTAAGAGACAAAGGAAAATGCTAGATCAgctaatttagatgaatagtCCAAAATTATGAGTggacatatttatttatttatttgtttatttttatactaaGCTAAACTAACTCTAAATAACATGGTGTAAAGACATGAGAGTTGTCGATGAATGGCCAAACACAACTATATTTACATTGAGTCGGAGGTGGTTTGTCCATTGGCCGATAACCTTGTAGCCAGGGTTGCTGACATTAGAGAGTTGGTACTGGAAGATGTCGTACCGACCAGGAGCGTCTCCATTCTCATTGAACATTACTCCAGTTCCTGCACTGCCTGTTTGATGGAGACAGAGTTTCAATGACCTGTGCACTTtcaaaaaaaagcaaaaagaggtAAGTCAGAGAAGACAAACTGGAAATATGTACTCCCGTCTTTAGTAGCAGAGAAAACACCCACGCTGTTGAATACAGCTTGTGTTTGCTTCCATCTGCCTTGTGAAATCATGTGAAAGCTGAGTGCAGAAGGCTCTTTAGTGAAGGCTCTCCTCCACGCGCCCAGTGTTTCAATGCACTCTGCTCCCTTGCCTTAACGTGATTGAATGTTCCTCTCAGGTCCCTGCAGGCACTCAATCAGAACATTTTCCATACAAGCCAAGGTCATCCTCCAAGAGGAGAGCAGTAAATAGGATGCTTTCAtagaacacttttttttttttttttcattttccaaaccGTGACTTTTTTATGAAAAGACGAGGATGAAAAGCGGGAGCGTTGTGTACAAGGGAAGAGCGAGGAGGCAGCCCTGGGGAAGGGAAGCGCTTTGAAGTGTTCTGTCTTCTGTAGCAAGGTACTGTACATTAGCAGAAACGCCGCTTCCGTCTGCAAGCTGCCCTCTATTTTAGtgtcttctccttttttaaatttacttctTTTAAGAACATCTGATGCACACGGAGAGCAGCCACGGAAACTTAAATCTTCAGTCACTTAGGGTTTCTTGTCAAATATatgtaaagatgttttttataCTAACTCACCACACACTTTAGGAGAGAGGTTGAAAGTTGAAGTTTACCATTGAAGTTGACAGAGCGAATGTATTGGAGAAGCATCCGTCCTTCGACGGGGTCCATTTTCTCACAGACACCCATGGACCCAGGACACAGGTCCAGGTGCATGCTATGTAAAGCGTGGGCCATGGCATACACAGCATCGATCACAAACTGCACTTTGCCCTCCTGCTCATACTGTGAGTCGCGACTGATTCTTTCTTCACCTGAAAAAATGACAAAGGTGACACACAGGGTGATAGCGATGAAACAAAACTGCTCACTAACGCGTATTTCATTGTCGAGGACCTCcctgtgtgttaaaatgtgtcctACCTGTACATTTTCTACGTCCTGGTTCATATTTCACCCCGGGGCGGGTTAGTTTGCACTTGAAGTCGTCCTCCCAGAATTCTGCAAACCAGatgtttcttctgttgttttccagaGACCTCGAAGTGAAGTACTGGTCGAACCCTGAACCATTTTATCACAGCACAGCAAACCAGAGATTAGTCATGGTTCATGCATTGAAATACAGCACTCTGACTGATATTGTGCTACAACAAGACAGAAATGAATACCTACAAATTTTGCACAGTGAAATATGACTAAGACTCAGTTTCCTCAGTGTTTAGTGTGTTGGCAGGGTATTCAGTCTTCCTTCTGATTCTTATGaatcattcatttcttttatttgcttttttgctATTAGACTCATCCATCAGTGTCATATGTCTCTGACTAGTCTAGATATTCATATTGCCTCCAGTTGATTTGAGTTAGATATAATATTCAGATGGAATAATTTGAACCTACCATCAATAGAGGCTCTTTTTGGAAGTATGGTGACGGCTCCCTCAGCCACCTCCTCATGGTCCTCAATTGCAGAGTTTTTTGCCCCCCAACTATCGGagccaacaaacaaaaagtggCCTGTCAAGTTGGCCTTTTTGGCAGCCTGCAACACACGTCTGAAAGAGGAcagattatatattatattcattaCACACTTTCTTATACATCAAGCAGCAATAGACTAGAAAATTAAAGGCGATTTAAAATATAAGATGGCAGGTAACAGATAAGTGGAGAAGATTTCCTAGCTTGACTCACTTGATGTCATCCTCGTTGGCAAAGATGATGACTCCTCGAGCGTTAGAGGTCTCCATCAGTCTTTTGACAATTTTATCGAACTCCCCCGGTCTGGGTTCTCTGGGAATCTTTATGGACTGTGCGATACACAGTCCTCCTGTGTCGGAGACATTAGGAAATAAGTTTGCATAACTTATGACTAAACTTTATTTGGATTACTATAAGGATAATATAGAACATAGTGATATATAGTGATACACTAGCATACAGTAAAATCCCTATTTCCAGAAAAGTGGGTTTtttctaaaaactaaaatctgattCATTAATTTTcttgaacttttatttatctgacaaaagtacaaaggagctatgttcagtgtttgtgttttgcaaatCTAACCTAACTTTGAGTTTGATGCCTCCATTACACTCCACTGCCTGTTTAGCACTGTGTTAAATCACCTGTCCGTTCACATTGTAATCATTTGGGAAAAGGGGATACTAATAGATGCCAATTTTCAAGTGGGATATTACTGCTGGATACAAGTCTTCAGATGCCCAACAGTCTATGGTCACTGTTGTGTCATTGTCTCATGATGTGCATGATACATTTTCAACTGGAGACAGATCTGGGCTGCAGGCAGGTCTGTCAAGTGCATGCACTCCGTTGTACCACGTGCAGATCAAGGCTCGGAGTTGTCCTGTTGAGATATTAACTGACTTCTGGGATAGACGTTGCTTTGATGGCAGAATATGTCTCTCTAAAATTGTAGCTTTACAGATATGCCAGTCACCCACGCCGTGGACAACTGTGATGTTTTCCAAATCCCATCACAGTAGCATGATTGTTTCTCATGCCGCGCCACCTGTGGGTTTGAAGGTCATGCATAATCAATCGGTTTTCCAACTGTTGCCCTTATGTATTGAGATTTCTCTGGGGTGCCtgaaaagttttctttttttttttttttttttttttaactgattCATCATTCTGTATGAAGTTTGGCATAATAATGGTGAGTCACAATAATCTTTGCTTGCGAACATTGAACTTTTAGTGGATGATTCTTTATTACTTAATCATGATATGCTCACCAACTCAGAACACTACTGACTATTTAGGAAACTTTTCAGACTTTTTTGATCAGCTGTGTTGCGGGCATCAATCTCTAAATTTGCTTGTGTTGAAAAAAAGGTTGTGAAGAGGATGAAAATCTTTTGCTTGTACTTCtcttagataaataaaaagcaacttcccaatcaaaaaaacaaaacaaacttataTATTATTGAGTAATAATGATACAAGACTAAGGGTTTATAGCCATGCTAGCACCTTTGTGATTTGTCCTCATATCAGCATGCTAATATTATTCTAATTACATGCTGATATTTAACAGGTGTATTGTTGACTGTTttcattatactgtagtttAGTGTCTTAGCtaattagcacaaaaaaaaaaagcactgatgtAAGCCAAATTACTGTAAAAATTCAATTTTGGCAGTATGGTGCTTCTAcattagttgtttttattcatttttacgTTTTGTAATTcaatagttttctgcattaatttgtcataaaatgggaTCTGATCTTCAGTGAAGCTCAAGTATCAGCATTaacaatgtctttattgagaataacgataaaaatctcatagtgctagtTGAAAAAGTATCTGAATTGTTATAATGACCTGCAAAAAGTTAATCTGAGTCAGGTGTATAGcataacttattattattgtcatagAATTTGGcaaagctaaagcagttctgccttgaagaatgggctaaaattcctccttaATGTTGTGAAGGTCTCCCAAGGGTctactagcactatgaggtttttgtggttgttctcaataaagacatgaaagatctaaaaaaaaaaaaaaaatggtgttaTTGCTTTAGGtatataatatttgttaatacccttgacttagatgaagatcagatcccaaattaatgcagaaaaaccatgacatttcaaaaggttcacatacatttttttgccactgtaagGTGGTGACCTCTGTTTGCCCTGATAGTCTTTATGTATTAAAGGATTTGTCCTATTTTGGTTGTATAGGAGCACAGGATTCCCATTTAGACAGCCAGACACACAACCTGCTTCTCTGGATATCTGAATGAAGGCGTCAACACCACTCTCCCCGTAGTTGCCTTCAGAGGCCAGAGTGGAGACATAGTTCCATCCCATGGCTTTGACAATGTCCACCATGGCCTGGGCCTGGTAGGAATCAGGAGGCACCACACGGGAGAAGAACTCGTAGCGGCTGTTGTCACTCAGCTCTGGGGCAGTGGAGGCGTAGCTGATCTGGGGGATCTGAGACACACAGATGGGTCAGTGCTGACGAAAGAGTCAGGCCAACTGGAAAAGATGAGCAATGCTGATTATTAGGCCAATAGTGAATCTAAAGGTAAAAAGAATGACAAGGAGATGCCGTGAACCATGTCCGAGGATGATGCATCACTTACTCACAGACAAAACCTTAAGAGCGTCTAAATCAAGGCCTTCTACATTAATAGTGACAAGTTGTGGTGCATTAGAATCCTAAAATTAGACTTATCACGCAGAGAGTTCATCTCTTAAACAGCCTGTGCGCTCAGTAATTCTCCGAACTGAGGGAACTTCGGAGCTGGTTTCTGATGAGGATATAGCCGACGTCACAGGGAAATACAGATGGTAGAAACCACAGCTGTAAAAgcatttgtttgaaaaaaaaaaatggatgaaaaagATTAATTTACTGGTGCGCTACAACTTTAATGACACAGTTTATGTCGACAGTCCCAACTCTGACCCCGCTAACCCTGCTAATGTCGGTCCCCGAGCATGGCTTAACATCGGGCCCTATGAAGGGGGACGAGGAGAGAAAGGTAGACACAAGGGCTAGtgaagggagaaggagagaggagtgagagaaCCATTTCACAGATTATCTGGAAGGATTATAGGGGTTTTAGTCAAATTATGTTaagcacagagggagagaaagagatcaAGAGACTAGAAAAAGGTTAGCATTTCTCAGCTGTAAGCcatacaatatatttaattcTGATGGCCACATGCAGCTtaaatgtgctgctctgtgttaaCCCCAGCAAGCTCAAATGTCCCAGACATCCTGCACATTACAGGTTGCATCTTCAACCGGCGTTGAAACCTTCTCCAAATCTGAACTGTGCCACAAAGTTCATTGAGTGACATGAGTGTTTGACAAAGAGTTTTTCCTCAGTGTCGCCAGGGCAAATCAAATGCTTGCATATTTGCCACGAACAAGACAACAGATAATCCTCTCCAAATTAATCCCATAGAAGCATCTGGAGCAATTTGCTTTCTGAAATCAATAAGCTGTATCGCTAACACAAGTATCCTGTTACAGCCTAGTCGTGCTGAAATCTCATCACAATGGGGAAAAACAGCGGAAACTGTTCAGGGTATTACTACGAGCCAAGCCGAGAAAACGCGACTGTACAGTAGTTTAGCTCAGCTAACAGTTCAATATAACctaaaaatgttaattcaaaTTATGAAATATGTCTGCAGGTGCATTTAGAAAGGTTTTATACAGTGATTACTATGATTATCATATTACACCAGACTTCATTATTGAGATTCAAAAATAACATTCAAGTGCACAGTCTGCTGATGCTTTTGTAATAGaccaaaatattattatatattattattattatgttagaATTAAGAAAATGTACACAtagattctttttttaattaattttagttAATAATATATTACGTTATCTAAAAACTATACAAAGTGATGGTTTCCAGCTGATCTTTTTCCCTGATCAGATTTCCAAGACaaagaaatattcaatttaCAATCATGTCAGAAGCAACAGTTCTTCACATGTGAGCAGCTTGATTGAATTTCtgttaattgatttattgactAACTTATTTTAAGTCccgtttcatttcatttctgctttcattcaggcTTTGTGCAGAGAAGGCACGCCGGAAAGCAGCACATATGGACAGTAAGAGGAAACGCACCATTTAGCTAAATCTACTCCACACCGGCCTACAAGTTGCTGTTATCCTAGAACCAATGTCATCTCGCTGCCCTCATACTCTATTTTCAGCCCAGGGTCCTGAGCTGCTGAGAGGGGCTTAGTGGAGGTTGGGGATCTATAATTCTGTAGTTAACATCTGCCCTGTATGCAGGCTGCTCCTCCTTGGATCAACCTTAATATCAAGAATGCTGCATTAAGTAGCATCCAGGCAAGTAGAAATATCCAATTAAACCCAGGCTGGTGTTCAGATACTTCTCGATTTCTGTGTTAGTAAGTCGATGACAACATGATAGGACATAATGTGGGATTTACACAGACTCGGTGTCCCAGCACTGCTGCAAGCGGTGTAATCAATTATCAGAGGGTTAGATTAGTCTGCAGAGGCCACTCATGACAATGGAATCACAATCCTGTGACGCGTAGTTACTGTATCAGTGAGACACAAATTCAGTCAAATTATTGGTCCATTGGTTTAAATGACTTGTTTCAAAGTTGGATCAGGTGTATTATGTGTTTACAGAGCAGCAGTATTAGTTGCACACTTATTGGCACAATttcatatttacacatttatattgAATCATTTGGGAGACGCTTTAATCCAAAGTTACTTACAAGTGAGTGAATTTCCCCCaatttgttgtttgaaaaacatttttttacttggTAAATCccaatttttatattttatatatttttagttttgacCTCTGACACTACTTTTTGAATTagattaaactaaatattttgtaaCTTATTTTTTTAGGCTCCTTTAATCACCGTAGCAGCCTTTAGGTTTAACGTGAGGCTTATTAGGAGAACCACAGCCCTactttgtatctcacttgtaagtcactttgaataaaagtatTGTATGTAAAAaagatacattttattaatttatattacattatgaTGCCATTTCAGTGTTCAATGAATAGAgcacataaaaaagaaatctcaccGCAAACAGGCGGAGAACATTTGCCACCATGATGGACACCGAGCTGCCAGATGCTCCAATCACCCCGACCACCCTCTCAGGTTTGGGGATGATGGGAGGCTCTCCATTTGAGCAGCGCACATCAGAGTTGTCCTTCTGAATGAGGGCCTGGACAAAAGTGAGCGACTGCTCCAGGGCATAGGTGTCCCTGGAGCAGGTATCCAGGATTCTGGCTCCCAGAGTGATGTTAGGCAGCAGGTCGGGGTCACTGTTGATCTGGTCCAAGGCGTACAGCATGGCCTCCAGTCGATGAattcccttttctctcttgATCTCGCCACAGGGTATCCCAGCGGGCCCTCGAGAGTGCACTGGGAACAGCCCACCCAGGGTGATGTCACCCTCAATTTTGATGGACTGGGGCTGGGTGCCCTGCTGGGCCAACGAGCCCGGGATGATACCCAGGAGCAGAACCCACAGCAGCCTGGACCATATCCTGTATCCACGTGGCGAACCAAACCAGCAGCACTGATGGGATGAGTGGGCCTCTGATGTCATAATGATGACCAGCAGAGGTACTGACAGCACCAGGCCACTCCCTCTACCTTTGACACCTGGAGACAGTCAGAGACGGGGCTTCAAGTAAGTAATCAagtaattcaattcaaattctaTATATTTTCTGTAGTGGCGACCTTTTTAGAGAGAAGATGAAGGCTGTGAACTGCTACTGCTGTTTAGATACTCAGGTTTATCAGAACAAATTTGGTTCAAAACATCACAGAAAAGATtttgaaaactatttttaatgagagaaataaataaaatgaaacattttaactaaaatatataaagatagAAATTAAATcacactggtaaaaaaaaaaaaaccttgtgtgtgtgtgtgtgtgtgtggggggcaTTGGGGGATGGGTTTGGGGTTGAATATTGCATCTATGCACAACAAATCAGCAcaagaaaatataagaaaagagaaaacacagtataagctacagtatgtttatatacagtataaaagcaTCTGTGGCTGAAGAGAGGATTTTAAGGCAGCATGCAGGATGACACAGAGTGAATGCTGGAGGCTTTTCTCATGAAGAGCTGCTGAAAGCCGATGATGGAAAACATTATAAATTTTGCAAAACGAAAAACATCAACTGAACCTCCGTAGCATTTCATGCTCCAGAAGCTGGAGCAGGTTAATTATATCTGCCCAAAGACCACTGACAACAGTACTGAAAGCATCAAATCAAACTGATAGAAGTGGAGTCACTGAATGCTTTGTTTGACACgaattaaacataaattacagtttacatgcacagacatttcatttcttttattatgttatatGTATGTACACTCGCTACATATTATTTATCTACACGTGAAGTACGTGTGATGTTCAAATTCATAGAAATTATACGAAAAGAATCtcaaaatcaacatttaaataGGAACCTGAGTTGAGCTGAGCCCAAACAACTTTTGCAATTTAGTATTTGTCCCTTTTTGAAACAGCCAAGTAGAGAAACTCCCTCATGTAAACATGCTGCTTACCTGCCCGTGCTTCATCAATCAGTCTTAATTTCATCCATCACGCGAGCTCTTCCACGCGGGCCTCCatccatgttttaaaatgtgattatatACCTAGAAGCAAGGCTCTTTGCTTTTCAACAAAAAGTAAATCCTCTGTCATCTCAGACTGTGCACTCTGGAAAATAACCGCGTACAGACTAAAAACAATGGTTCAAAAaaagaaggcaaaaaaaaaaaaaaatgacaacgTTGCCGTTGGGAGCGTCAGGGGTCCGGTATCATGGCAGAATCCTGGAAAAGTGCAGAAAAAGTGCTACATTACAGCAGTGAGATTCCACAAATCACTGCCAAATCCCTtaaaagctctctctctctcgctctctctttctttttcctgtgtgcATCTCTGTCCAGGCAGACCCCATACACCCACCAACCCACCCCCGTCCACTCACCCACTCCCTCACTCTCC contains the following coding sequences:
- the grm6b gene encoding metabotropic glutamate receptor 6b, with the protein product MTSEAHSSHQCCWFGSPRGYRIWSRLLWVLLLGIIPGSLAQQGTQPQSIKIEGDITLGGLFPVHSRGPAGIPCGEIKREKGIHRLEAMLYALDQINSDPDLLPNITLGARILDTCSRDTYALEQSLTFVQALIQKDNSDVRCSNGEPPIIPKPERVVGVIGASGSSVSIMVANVLRLFAIPQISYASTAPELSDNSRYEFFSRVVPPDSYQAQAMVDIVKAMGWNYVSTLASEGNYGESGVDAFIQISREAGGLCIAQSIKIPREPRPGEFDKIVKRLMETSNARGVIIFANEDDIKRVLQAAKKANLTGHFLFVGSDSWGAKNSAIEDHEEVAEGAVTILPKRASIDGFDQYFTSRSLENNRRNIWFAEFWEDDFKCKLTRPGVKYEPGRRKCTGEERISRDSQYEQEGKVQFVIDAVYAMAHALHSMHLDLCPGSMGVCEKMDPVEGRMLLQYIRSVNFNGSAGTGVMFNENGDAPGRYDIFQYQLSNVSNPGYKVIGQWTNHLRLNPEEMQWSGGDHKIPESVCSFPCESGERKKMVKGVPCCWHCELCDGYQYLLDEFTCDMCPFDMRPLKNRTGCRPTPIIKLEWSSPWAIIPVFLAILGILATTGVIVTFVRFNDTPIVRASGRELSYVLLTGIFLIYLITFLMIAEPSVVVCAFRRLFLGLGMCISYSAMLTKTNRIYRIFEQGKKSVTPPKFISPTSQLIITFILISVQLFGVFIWFGVMPPHTIIDYEEQKPPNPEFARGVLKCDMSDLSLMLCLSYSIVLMITCTVYAIKSRGVPETFNEAKPIGFTMYTTCIIWLAFVPIFFGTAQSTEKMFIQTTTLTVSMSLSATVSLGMLYIPKVYVIIFHPEQNVQKRKRSFKAIVQAATVSTHLSQKSSEKHNGESKVETDRSQ